From the Amycolatopsis thermoflava N1165 genome, one window contains:
- a CDS encoding GNAT family N-acetyltransferase translates to MRVVPLPPDTYHALAAGDLAAANRVAPVELTPYFVNPRWLPGWRRASTRVRADPRAAEWLAGAVAGPDGVVGRAGYHGPPDEQGVVEVTYEIEPAWRRRGFARAALAELVARAVREPEVRVVRAVIRPHNTVSQRLVATSGFTEVDGPPLPDGPWLVFERVVR, encoded by the coding sequence GTGCGCGTCGTTCCGTTGCCCCCGGACACCTATCACGCTCTCGCCGCAGGGGATCTCGCCGCGGCGAACCGTGTCGCGCCGGTTGAGCTGACGCCGTACTTCGTGAACCCCCGCTGGCTACCGGGCTGGCGCCGGGCGAGCACCCGCGTCCGTGCCGACCCGCGCGCCGCCGAGTGGCTTGCCGGCGCCGTTGCGGGGCCGGATGGCGTGGTCGGCCGCGCCGGCTACCACGGGCCGCCGGACGAGCAGGGCGTGGTCGAGGTGACCTACGAGATCGAACCTGCTTGGCGCCGACGCGGATTCGCCCGCGCCGCGCTGGCGGAACTCGTCGCGCGGGCCGTGCGCGAACCGGAGGTCCGGGTCGTGCGCGCGGTGATCCGGCCGCACAACACCGTCTCCCAGCGCCTGGTTGCGACGAGCGGATTCACCGAGGTGGACGGACCACCACTGCCTGACGGGCCGTGGCTGGTTTTCGAGCGCGTGGTGCGCTGA
- a CDS encoding TetR/AcrR family transcriptional regulator, translating into MDHDEARVRLLDTAEELFYARGIQAVGMDAIRSGSGVSLKRLYQCFPAKSDLVEAYLRRRDERLRRSLADYVSAQPPEDAVPAVFDWLRRWFSEDDFRGCAFINSFGELGDGSPRVAAVVREHKDLVRDYLRALAGSDELGDQIFALVEGATVIAGITGDPGAAESAKTAAVALLRASAER; encoded by the coding sequence ATGGATCACGACGAGGCACGCGTGCGGCTGCTCGACACGGCCGAAGAGCTGTTCTACGCGCGCGGCATCCAGGCGGTGGGCATGGATGCCATCCGCTCGGGTTCGGGCGTCTCGTTGAAGCGGCTGTACCAGTGCTTCCCGGCGAAGAGCGATCTCGTCGAGGCCTACCTGCGCCGCCGCGACGAACGCTTGCGGCGGTCGCTGGCGGACTACGTGTCGGCACAGCCGCCGGAAGACGCTGTCCCGGCGGTGTTCGACTGGCTACGGCGGTGGTTCAGCGAGGACGACTTCCGGGGGTGCGCGTTCATCAACTCCTTCGGCGAACTGGGCGACGGGTCACCTCGTGTCGCGGCGGTGGTGCGCGAGCACAAGGACCTGGTGCGGGACTACTTGCGCGCCCTGGCTGGCTCGGACGAGCTGGGCGACCAGATTTTCGCGCTGGTCGAAGGCGCGACGGTGATCGCGGGCATCACGGGCGATCCGGGCGCGGCCGAGAGCGCCAAGACTGCGGCGGTGGCGCTGCTTCGGGCTTCCGCCGAGAGGTGA
- a CDS encoding glycosyltransferase family 4 protein — protein MRVLMLSWEYPPVVVGGLARHVHALARHLAQDGHDVVVLSRHPAGTDAHTHPTTDLVVEGVRVIRVAEDPMHVTFERDLVAWTLAMGHGMVRAGLELARSWQPDVVHAHDWLVAHPAISLAGALRRPLVGTIHATEAGRHSGWLSQPLNQQVHSVEWWLANRSDALITCSQAMRAEVAKLFEVSADDITVIHNGIEERGWQVAADEVARAREKYAPGGEPLLLFFGRLEWEKGVQDLVSALPKIRRAHRGTRLVVAGRGRHLDELVKQARRMRMQHAVEFAGHLRDRELRAVLAAADAVVLPSRYEPFGIVALEAAAARAPLVASTAGGLGEVVVDGVTGLSFAPGDVPALTAAVNSVLRDRAAAESRARTAQARLADDFDWARIAATTAEVYRKARVREHGELGRPKIPTGNVLNPEPPPVVVERKTTAAARKSGPRKPAR, from the coding sequence ATGCGCGTGCTGATGCTGTCCTGGGAGTACCCGCCCGTCGTGGTCGGTGGGCTGGCCCGCCACGTGCACGCGCTGGCCCGGCACCTCGCCCAGGACGGGCACGACGTCGTGGTCCTCTCCCGGCACCCGGCCGGCACCGACGCCCACACGCATCCGACGACGGACCTGGTGGTCGAGGGTGTGCGCGTCATCCGCGTCGCCGAGGACCCGATGCACGTGACGTTCGAGCGGGACCTCGTGGCGTGGACGCTCGCGATGGGCCACGGCATGGTGCGCGCGGGTCTGGAGCTGGCCCGGTCGTGGCAGCCGGACGTCGTCCACGCCCACGACTGGCTGGTGGCGCACCCGGCGATCAGCCTGGCCGGCGCGCTGCGGCGCCCGCTGGTCGGGACGATCCACGCGACCGAGGCCGGCCGGCATTCGGGGTGGTTGTCGCAGCCGCTGAATCAGCAGGTGCACTCCGTGGAGTGGTGGCTGGCGAACCGGTCGGACGCGCTGATCACGTGTTCGCAGGCGATGCGCGCCGAGGTCGCGAAGCTGTTCGAGGTGTCGGCGGACGACATCACGGTCATCCACAACGGCATCGAGGAGCGCGGCTGGCAGGTCGCGGCGGACGAGGTCGCGCGGGCGCGGGAGAAGTACGCGCCGGGTGGTGAGCCGTTGCTGTTGTTCTTCGGGCGCCTGGAGTGGGAGAAGGGCGTCCAGGACCTGGTGTCGGCGCTGCCGAAGATCCGGCGGGCGCACCGCGGCACGCGCCTGGTCGTCGCCGGGCGGGGGCGGCACCTGGACGAGCTGGTCAAGCAGGCGCGGCGGATGCGGATGCAGCACGCGGTCGAGTTCGCCGGGCACCTGCGGGACCGGGAGCTGCGGGCGGTGCTGGCGGCGGCGGACGCGGTGGTGCTGCCGAGCCGGTACGAGCCGTTCGGAATCGTCGCCCTGGAAGCGGCGGCCGCGCGGGCGCCGCTGGTGGCTTCGACGGCCGGTGGGCTGGGCGAGGTCGTCGTCGACGGGGTCACCGGGTTGTCCTTCGCGCCCGGGGATGTGCCCGCGCTGACGGCGGCGGTGAACTCGGTGCTGCGGGACCGCGCCGCCGCGGAGAGCCGCGCCCGCACCGCGCAGGCCCGCCTCGCCGACGACTTCGACTGGGCCCGCATCGCGGCGACCACCGCGGAGGTCTACCGCAAGGCCCGCGTCCGCGAGCACGGCGAGCTTGGACGCCCCAAGATCCCGACGGGCAACGTGCTCAACCCCGAGCCGCCGCCGGTGGTCGTCGAGCGGAAGACCACCGCCGCGGCGCGGAAAAGCGGGCCGAGGAAGCCGGCGCGCTGA
- a CDS encoding nuclear transport factor 2 family protein, translated as MSDRPPFPPFDEATAAQKVQAAEDAWNTRDPEKVALAYTPDSVWRNRDQHVVGRDAIVEFLRRKWERELDYALRKELWGFRGNRIAVRFQYECHDAEGQWWRSYGNELWEFTENGLMRRREASINDRPITEAERRIFGPRPESERGQLLPVF; from the coding sequence ATGTCCGACCGTCCGCCGTTCCCGCCGTTCGACGAGGCCACCGCGGCGCAAAAGGTCCAGGCCGCCGAGGACGCCTGGAACACCAGGGATCCGGAGAAGGTCGCGCTGGCCTACACGCCGGACTCGGTCTGGCGCAACCGGGACCAGCACGTCGTCGGCCGCGACGCGATCGTCGAGTTCCTGCGCCGCAAGTGGGAACGCGAGCTGGACTACGCGTTGCGCAAGGAGCTGTGGGGCTTCCGCGGCAACCGGATCGCCGTGCGCTTCCAGTACGAATGCCACGACGCCGAGGGCCAGTGGTGGCGCAGCTACGGCAACGAGCTCTGGGAGTTCACCGAGAACGGCCTGATGCGCCGCCGCGAGGCGAGCATCAACGACAGGCCCATCACGGAGGCCGAGCGTCGCATCTTTGGCCCCCGCCCCGAGTCCGAGCGTGGGCAACTGTTGCCGGTGTTCTGA
- a CDS encoding glycoside hydrolase family 57 protein yields the protein MTGEGTFCLVLHSHLPWLPHHGSWPVGEEWLYQAWAHSYLPVVDLLRRFAAEGRRDVLTLGVTPVLAAQLDDPYALRAFHEWLGHWQLRTVQAGTLWREVPLLRELAAAEYRTATRSLEDFETRWRHGFSPVLRSLVDSGVVELLGGPYAHPFQPLLQPRVRSFMLRGGLADTELRIGHRPAGIWAPECGYAPGMEEDYAAAGVRRFLVDGPSLHGDTAFARPVGSTDVLCFGRDLEVTYRVWSPRAGYPGHANYRDFHTWAHEVGLKPSRVTGKQVEPADKAPYDPALAADTLRAHVKDFVETVVSRLRELRSLHGREALVVAAYDTELFGHWWHEGPAWLEGVLRALPEAGVRVTTLQGAVSAGLVGAPVELPASSWGSGKDWRVWDGEQVADMVADNAALQQRLLALPRAETRDRVADWAVGEATMALSSDWAFMVTKDSAADYARRRAAVHTARFDELASLIGRGPLPPSVERWAREDNPFGQLDARQL from the coding sequence GTGACCGGGGAGGGGACGTTCTGCCTGGTGCTGCACAGCCACCTGCCGTGGCTGCCGCACCACGGGTCGTGGCCGGTCGGCGAGGAGTGGCTGTACCAGGCGTGGGCGCACTCGTACCTGCCGGTGGTGGACCTGCTGCGGCGGTTCGCGGCGGAGGGCAGGCGGGACGTGCTGACGCTGGGGGTGACGCCGGTGCTCGCGGCCCAGCTGGACGACCCGTACGCGTTGCGGGCGTTCCACGAATGGCTCGGGCACTGGCAGTTGCGGACGGTGCAGGCCGGGACGCTGTGGCGGGAGGTCCCGTTGCTGCGGGAGCTGGCCGCGGCGGAGTACCGCACGGCGACGCGGTCGCTGGAGGACTTCGAAACGCGGTGGCGGCACGGGTTTTCGCCGGTGCTGCGGTCCCTTGTGGACTCGGGCGTGGTGGAGTTGCTCGGCGGCCCGTACGCGCACCCGTTCCAGCCGTTGCTCCAGCCGCGGGTCCGGTCGTTCATGTTGCGTGGTGGTCTGGCGGACACCGAGTTGCGGATCGGGCACCGGCCGGCGGGCATCTGGGCGCCGGAGTGCGGTTACGCGCCGGGCATGGAGGAGGACTACGCGGCGGCCGGTGTGCGGCGGTTCCTGGTGGACGGCCCGTCGCTGCACGGGGACACGGCGTTCGCGCGGCCGGTGGGTTCGACGGACGTGTTGTGCTTCGGGCGGGATCTGGAGGTCACGTACCGGGTGTGGTCCCCGCGGGCGGGTTATCCGGGGCACGCGAACTACCGGGATTTCCACACGTGGGCGCACGAGGTGGGGTTGAAGCCGTCGCGGGTGACGGGCAAGCAGGTGGAGCCCGCGGACAAGGCGCCGTACGACCCGGCGCTGGCGGCGGACACCCTGCGGGCGCACGTGAAGGACTTCGTGGAGACGGTGGTGTCGCGGCTGCGTGAGTTGCGTTCTTTGCACGGCCGGGAAGCGCTGGTCGTGGCGGCGTATGACACCGAGTTGTTCGGTCATTGGTGGCACGAGGGCCCGGCGTGGCTGGAGGGCGTGCTGCGGGCGCTGCCGGAGGCGGGCGTGCGGGTGACGACCCTGCAGGGCGCGGTTTCCGCGGGGCTCGTCGGTGCGCCCGTGGAGTTGCCCGCGTCGTCGTGGGGTTCGGGCAAGGACTGGCGCGTCTGGGACGGCGAGCAGGTGGCCGACATGGTGGCGGACAACGCGGCGCTGCAGCAGCGGTTGCTGGCCCTCCCCCGCGCCGAGACGCGCGACCGGGTGGCGGACTGGGCAGTCGGCGAGGCGACGATGGCCCTGTCGAGCGACTGGGCGTTCATGGTGACGAAGGACTCGGCGGCGGACTACGCCCGCCGGCGGGCGGCCGTGCACACCGCGCGTTTCGACGAACTGGCAAGCCTGATCGGCCGCGGCCCGCTCCCGCCGTCGGTGGAGCGCTGGGCGCGGGAGGACAACCCCTTCGGGCAACTGGATGCGCGGCAGCTCTGA